The proteins below are encoded in one region of Oligoflexia bacterium:
- a CDS encoding ChaN family lipoprotein, which yields MTPRKQLLKMQRIILKQLKASVHRLEGPEAPSLASYYRAYKREFRNYQKISNKKELLVAVRQADIVFGGDFHPFAQSQRTHLRILRELVKNKRPVVLALEAIDSRHQIFIQKYLQGKIDDKTFLKKINYFGSWGFPWENYKILFDLAKKHGLEVYGINQTMHDRKKKDLLLRDSHSASQIAQLRKLHGKSLIYVIYGDLHLASRHLPRLTKSILGKADQSRFVTVFQNSETLYWKLAQKNLEEKVDVLKLRTDAYCVVNSPPWLKWQAYLNFLENSIDRDVNDIRDKIDYSEPLTNIIEMIRQLLKLNGKFFDFNVYPKGDARLAAHLSKHLSKSELMWVERLIKQEKNFFIANPPTFYFPNFGVNHAASLAGKYIHAKVRGEKRSHYKFPKDFVPSIWIEAIGFFSSKVMNNRRKFNMMSDLPTHHRVTLLVLDQKLREQISYKTGDMLKLGTKRRGWKSMDYAEASQILGAHLGNKIYSSFHSGVLNIVELQRWLRLPVAYTPRFLKSYMAIVNSLRSVPDKQRSKNERL from the coding sequence GTGACGCCACGAAAGCAGCTTTTAAAAATGCAACGCATCATACTGAAGCAGCTCAAGGCTTCAGTGCACCGACTTGAAGGCCCCGAAGCTCCCTCACTTGCTAGTTATTATCGTGCCTATAAACGTGAATTTAGAAATTATCAAAAAATTTCAAATAAAAAAGAATTACTCGTGGCTGTTCGCCAAGCAGACATAGTTTTTGGAGGCGATTTTCATCCCTTTGCACAAAGCCAACGTACTCATTTGCGCATTTTGCGTGAACTTGTCAAAAACAAACGCCCTGTTGTCTTGGCTTTAGAGGCCATTGATTCTCGTCATCAAATTTTTATTCAAAAATATCTCCAAGGTAAAATTGATGACAAAACTTTTTTAAAGAAAATAAATTATTTTGGTTCATGGGGATTCCCTTGGGAGAATTATAAGATTTTATTTGATCTGGCTAAAAAACATGGCCTTGAGGTTTATGGGATTAATCAGACAATGCATGATCGAAAGAAAAAAGATTTACTCCTAAGAGATAGCCATTCAGCTTCGCAAATTGCTCAGTTACGTAAACTTCATGGGAAATCACTCATCTATGTTATCTATGGAGATCTTCATTTAGCTAGTCGTCATTTACCAAGACTGACAAAGAGTATTTTAGGAAAAGCCGATCAATCAAGATTTGTCACTGTCTTTCAAAATTCTGAAACTCTATACTGGAAGCTTGCTCAAAAAAACCTTGAAGAAAAAGTAGATGTACTTAAACTTCGCACAGACGCTTATTGTGTGGTGAATTCTCCTCCTTGGCTAAAATGGCAGGCGTATTTAAATTTTTTAGAAAATTCAATTGATCGAGATGTTAATGATATTCGTGATAAAATTGATTACAGTGAGCCATTAACAAATATTATTGAAATGATTCGCCAATTATTGAAGCTCAATGGGAAATTTTTTGATTTCAATGTTTACCCAAAAGGTGATGCTCGTTTAGCCGCACATTTAAGCAAACATCTTAGTAAATCAGAGCTTATGTGGGTGGAAAGACTTATTAAACAAGAAAAAAACTTCTTCATTGCTAATCCTCCAACATTTTATTTTCCAAATTTTGGGGTCAACCATGCAGCCTCTCTTGCGGGAAAGTATATACACGCCAAGGTGAGGGGGGAAAAACGATCACATTATAAATTCCCAAAAGACTTTGTTCCTTCTATTTGGATAGAGGCTATTGGTTTTTTTTCAAGCAAGGTGATGAACAATCGAAGAAAATTTAACATGATGAGTGATTTACCAACCCACCATCGTGTCACGTTGTTAGTATTAGATCAAAAATTGAGAGAGCAGATATCTTACAAAACTGGTGATATGCTTAAGCTTGGTACGAAACGACGAGGTTGGAAATCAATGGATTACGCTGAAGCAAGTCAAATTCTTGGAGCTCATTTGGGTAATAAAATTTATTCGAGTTTTCACAGTGGAGTTTTAAATATTGTAGAACTTCAAAGGTGGCTTCGACTTCCCGTTGCGTATACTCCGCGATTTTTAAAATCTTATATGGCTATTGTAAACAGCTTGCGCTCAGTGCCTGACAAACAGCGTAGCAAAAATGAGAGGTTATAA
- the rplS gene encoding 50S ribosomal protein L19 — protein sequence MDLIKNLIQKRFKTAPMAAFRAGDTVQVHVKIVEGEKSRVQIYEGVVIRTKAGGLSSSFTVRKISNGIGVERTFPYYAPTIDRVEVVSRGKTRRSKLYYLRQLEGKAARLDSELEMAVSVPTSAAVAK from the coding sequence ATGGATCTCATTAAGAATTTAATTCAAAAACGTTTTAAAACTGCACCTATGGCAGCATTTCGCGCCGGTGATACCGTTCAGGTTCATGTGAAAATTGTTGAAGGCGAAAAATCACGCGTTCAAATTTACGAAGGCGTTGTTATTCGAACAAAAGCTGGTGGGCTCAGTTCAAGTTTTACTGTACGTAAAATTTCAAACGGAATTGGTGTTGAGAGAACCTTCCCATATTATGCACCAACAATTGACCGCGTAGAAGTTGTATCACGTGGTAAAACACGACGTTCAAAGCTCTATTATCTTCGTCAACTTGAAGGTAAGGCAGCTCGTTTGGACAGCGAACTTGAAATGGCTGTTTCAGTTCCTACTTCTGCTGCTGTCGCAAAATAA
- a CDS encoding STAS domain-containing protein — protein MQAKIRKNGDITVVELKGRLDFETAEPFRETCQDILTNSKVVFNLEGLSFVGSSGIGAFVNTLREFSKSSPVPPKFCNVKSEFRKVFKATDDEAAFQVFDDEKAALTSFNDKISI, from the coding sequence ATGCAAGCAAAGATTAGAAAAAACGGTGATATCACTGTAGTTGAACTCAAAGGACGTCTTGATTTTGAGACAGCTGAGCCTTTTCGTGAAACATGCCAAGATATTTTGACTAATAGCAAAGTGGTTTTTAATTTAGAAGGCTTAAGTTTCGTAGGTTCTAGTGGAATCGGGGCGTTTGTAAATACACTACGTGAATTCTCTAAAAGTAGTCCAGTTCCGCCAAAATTTTGTAATGTGAAATCTGAATTTCGAAAAGTTTTTAAAGCGACTGATGATGAGGCTGCATTTCAAGTATTTGATGATGAAAAAGCAGCATTAACCAGTTTTAATGACAAAATTTCGATTTAA
- the rimM gene encoding ribosome maturation factor RimM (Essential for efficient processing of 16S rRNA) has product MKLSNKNLRSKNPLIKIGKIVQAHGLKGEVKVYLFSGEASWYKQLEFIVLNGDESKPIEVITKTFRNDRLVLKLKGVDDRNSSEALKGSEVSILEELLNSKKGEAVFLRELLGFKVIDNGLEVGTVSGFESTNFQDIIIIDLINSQKKALVPLVQEFLVKTDFEKKEIHMNLPTGLLEVNDAL; this is encoded by the coding sequence TTGAAATTATCGAATAAAAATTTGCGCAGTAAAAATCCCCTCATAAAAATTGGAAAAATCGTACAAGCCCATGGACTCAAGGGAGAAGTAAAAGTGTATCTTTTTTCTGGTGAAGCATCTTGGTATAAACAATTAGAATTCATTGTTTTAAATGGCGATGAATCAAAGCCCATCGAAGTAATCACAAAAACTTTTCGTAATGATCGTCTGGTTTTAAAGCTTAAAGGTGTTGATGATCGAAATTCTAGCGAAGCCCTTAAGGGTAGTGAAGTGAGTATTCTAGAGGAACTCTTAAATTCAAAAAAAGGTGAGGCCGTTTTTTTACGAGAACTTTTAGGGTTTAAAGTCATCGATAATGGTTTAGAAGTCGGCACAGTTTCAGGATTTGAGAGCACAAACTTTCAAGATATAATAATTATTGATTTAATAAATTCACAAAAAAAAGCTTTGGTTCCATTAGTTCAAGAGTTCTTGGTAAAAACTGATTTTGAGAAAAAAGAAATTCATATGAATTTGCCTACTGGTTTACTTGAGGTTAATGATGCGCTTTGA
- a CDS encoding vitamin K epoxide reductase family protein produces MATQNRWITLGAVFLFIGLILSGYLTSHHYDLLYGMSGTKSVCNVSSTLDCDAVNTSNYSELFGIPVALIAFMAFLVQLLLLLGIRAFDEEEKRKLARYYYYLTLGNVIYSAFLAIVSTFLLKIYCLFCIGLYIVAGVSFLCGYKLTRLTGAKKYFAQDLRSLFKSADAGGARGVLFVLFIIPIGSVLAHGMLTQGIKDLTPMINQSLADWKSNTQYNFSITNAPEMGNSSAPMQIVEFADFQCGHCKRAAPSIHAFTNAHKNDVRFIFQNYPLDPSCNPNMKGAGGHSLSCSFAKASLCAHRQNKFFAAHDWIYERQETLNAQMIDTMADDLKLDKNQYKTCLEDPSVMNELASQIERARLAGLEGTPTVFVNGRLLPAGFMIPVLEAALKDIKK; encoded by the coding sequence ATGGCAACTCAAAATCGTTGGATCACATTAGGCGCAGTATTTCTTTTCATCGGTCTCATTCTCAGTGGATATTTGACCTCCCATCACTACGACCTTCTCTACGGAATGAGCGGGACTAAAAGTGTTTGCAACGTGAGTTCAACACTTGATTGTGATGCTGTAAACACGAGTAACTATAGCGAATTATTTGGCATCCCCGTGGCGCTGATTGCTTTTATGGCTTTTCTTGTTCAGTTACTTTTACTTTTAGGCATTAGAGCTTTTGATGAAGAAGAAAAAAGAAAATTGGCGCGCTATTATTACTATTTAACTTTAGGAAATGTAATTTACAGCGCGTTTTTAGCCATAGTCTCAACATTTTTATTAAAAATATATTGTCTCTTTTGCATCGGTCTCTACATTGTGGCCGGTGTAAGCTTTTTGTGCGGCTACAAACTTACACGTTTAACTGGAGCAAAAAAGTATTTCGCTCAGGATCTGCGTTCACTTTTTAAATCAGCAGATGCAGGTGGTGCACGAGGCGTGTTATTTGTACTTTTTATTATTCCTATCGGTAGTGTGCTTGCACATGGGATGCTCACACAAGGAATCAAAGACCTTACTCCAATGATCAATCAAAGCCTGGCTGATTGGAAGTCAAACACACAATACAATTTCAGCATCACCAACGCACCAGAGATGGGTAACAGCTCCGCACCAATGCAAATCGTTGAATTCGCAGATTTTCAATGCGGACATTGCAAGCGTGCTGCGCCTTCAATACATGCTTTTACAAATGCACATAAAAATGATGTTCGATTTATTTTTCAAAATTACCCTCTAGACCCTAGTTGCAATCCCAATATGAAAGGCGCAGGCGGGCATTCACTTTCTTGCTCATTTGCCAAAGCATCGCTTTGTGCCCATCGCCAAAATAAATTTTTCGCTGCTCATGATTGGATATACGAAAGACAAGAAACATTAAATGCTCAAATGATTGATACTATGGCAGATGATCTAAAGCTTGATAAAAATCAGTATAAAACTTGCCTTGAAGATCCATCGGTTATGAACGAACTTGCAAGCCAAATTGAACGAGCTCGATTAGCAGGTCTTGAAGGCACTCCGACAGTTTTTGTAAACGGCAGACTGTTACCAGCAGGTTTTATGATTCCTGTTTTAGAAGCAGCCCTTAAAGACATAAAGAAATAA
- a CDS encoding YraN family protein, which yields MSTGASFLESENFWISNNKVELGRRGEQLVIELLQNQGFCLRERNLRTPFGEIDIIGSFDSTLLIIEVKTRHKTSLENSIALNFVGRVQLQRLKRAATWIWQREGRSFAKMRCGLVVVTECGIRWFNLPLLYDQC from the coding sequence TTGTCCACAGGCGCCTCTTTTCTGGAGTCAGAGAATTTCTGGATTTCAAATAATAAAGTTGAACTTGGTAGACGTGGTGAACAGCTTGTCATCGAGTTGCTTCAAAACCAGGGTTTTTGTTTACGCGAGCGCAATCTAAGAACTCCCTTTGGTGAAATCGATATCATCGGAAGTTTTGATTCCACCTTACTCATCATCGAAGTTAAAACTCGACATAAGACAAGTTTAGAGAACTCTATTGCTTTGAACTTTGTGGGAAGAGTGCAACTCCAAAGACTTAAACGAGCTGCGACTTGGATATGGCAACGTGAGGGTCGCTCATTTGCTAAAATGCGCTGTGGTCTAGTGGTGGTGACTGAATGCGGCATAAGATGGTTCAATTTGCCTTTGCTTTATGACCAATGTTAA
- the trmD gene encoding tRNA (guanosine(37)-N1)-methyltransferase TrmD — MMRFDVMTIFPKMFESPFKEGIVGQAITSNKIELKFWNLRDHATDAHKTIDDRPFGGGDGMVMLPEMLKLTLDKIQSDKRRRVIYLSPQGPVLTQEKAKRLAIDYDQVVLICGRYGGIDERFIENYVDEELSIGDYVISGGELAAMVVIDAVARFMPGVLGNDLSPVEETFKENLLEQPLYTRPREFEGKQVPEVLLSGHHQKIKEWQRSQRILRTLNKRPDLLTKAEVTKDEILKASEVLPLRKNIAVGLIHYPVYNKTGEVVATNVTNLDIHDIARACRTYGIDQFYIITPAEEQLAFVGRVLAHWQSGRGTQYNPVRKDSLINTKTAPSIEAALEDWGVKGTKLVATSAREVMGPQNIGYPEIREKALKEPIFLVFGTGWGLENTLVRRMDYILDPIRGRAGDGFRHLSVRSAVSITLDRVLGPCY, encoded by the coding sequence ATGATGCGCTTTGATGTCATGACCATATTTCCTAAAATGTTTGAATCTCCATTTAAAGAGGGGATCGTCGGCCAAGCTATCACTTCAAATAAAATCGAACTAAAATTTTGGAATTTACGTGATCACGCAACAGATGCCCATAAGACCATTGACGATCGTCCATTTGGTGGTGGTGACGGAATGGTTATGCTTCCTGAGATGCTTAAACTTACATTAGATAAAATCCAATCAGACAAACGTCGACGCGTAATTTATCTTTCACCTCAGGGGCCAGTACTTACTCAAGAAAAAGCTAAACGCTTAGCAATTGATTATGATCAAGTTGTTCTAATCTGTGGCCGCTATGGTGGAATAGATGAACGTTTTATTGAAAACTATGTCGATGAAGAATTAAGTATTGGTGACTATGTGATTAGCGGCGGGGAGTTAGCCGCCATGGTTGTTATCGATGCGGTGGCGCGTTTTATGCCTGGAGTTTTAGGTAACGATCTCTCACCTGTTGAAGAAACATTTAAGGAGAATCTTTTAGAACAGCCTTTGTACACAAGGCCTAGAGAATTTGAAGGTAAACAGGTTCCTGAAGTATTACTTTCTGGTCATCATCAAAAAATCAAAGAATGGCAACGCTCACAGCGAATTTTAAGAACACTTAATAAGCGACCTGATTTATTGACAAAGGCTGAAGTCACAAAAGATGAAATTCTAAAAGCATCAGAGGTGCTTCCGCTGAGAAAAAATATTGCCGTGGGTCTTATTCATTACCCCGTTTACAATAAAACAGGTGAAGTGGTTGCCACAAATGTCACAAATCTAGATATTCACGACATTGCTCGGGCTTGTCGTACCTACGGAATTGACCAGTTTTATATAATCACCCCCGCTGAAGAACAATTAGCCTTCGTCGGACGAGTACTTGCCCATTGGCAATCGGGGAGAGGTACTCAATATAATCCTGTTAGAAAAGACTCACTGATTAATACAAAAACTGCTCCCAGCATAGAAGCTGCCCTTGAGGATTGGGGAGTTAAAGGCACAAAACTTGTCGCCACATCGGCTCGAGAGGTCATGGGGCCTCAAAATATCGGGTATCCAGAAATTCGAGAAAAAGCACTTAAAGAGCCGATATTCTTGGTATTTGGCACTGGCTGGGGGCTTGAAAATACCCTGGTTCGGCGTATGGATTATATTTTAGACCCCATTCGAGGTAGGGCTGGCGATGGTTTTAGGCATTTAAGTGTTAGGTCAGCTGTAAGTATCACTCTTGACCGGGTATTGGGTCCATGCTACTAA
- the lptD gene encoding LPS assembly protein LptD codes for MILFIGSITTGAQTPSVFVDADQYTSKPGQIADLVGNVKIIRGVEQLTCDRATINLITNDVIAVGNVIYISPREYMRAEKMNYNFNTQKGVVTNGFIQMGQETIEGEEIHKLGNDEYEARYASYTSCINCPAAWKLSGTKINATPGAYAFIKNPVVRIYGAPVLWLPYMVIPIKTQRQSGLLPPSFAFSETDGFTLQESFFWAISPSKDLTLTETSYKNRGYKTGVEYRFLADENSGGKFNGNFINDGVYANDIRYLEPDERYSPNTARAREYAIPRYSLHYEHHFELPDNYTNNLNINLIRDSRYVYDYPHDISGNGETALENRLSVTKNTENAHLSTDISLYQSLIKSDPIGENDTAIHRMPELKYGFLPKNIFNSGLLVGFNANYLNLARANTTFDATRDEKTSGHYRTGQRFIVSPRVIYPLSVGNYLDLLPEINYEELYYQFGYSKKPTAVRRYIRTSIQAKTRLSAILGEEIDPRANRYKHNFEPDLTLTYVPYIEQDNHPFFGKKQNEELNFTSSQPITEYDQIQFDYKDRLVDRQVLTYGLTNKLTRKAYKDTGTEYREIIRHRLAQSYDVFILTQADPLDDEGKVIPVIREPWSEIQSLLSVRLDYFTANSDVSYYVYQNVASSSSSIGFRNKHGDGIAFGYAQRLSTFRDPRTQLPTKRVDTSTRSEAMNLTVYFISKYLDVSATQNFDINSHSFTTQTIGGLLKPPGKCWGIQFTYEKNLGGGNPRYMIQLPIFFGEGKQTTLSKPSGV; via the coding sequence ATGATCCTCTTCATTGGTAGCATCACTACAGGGGCCCAAACTCCTTCTGTTTTTGTGGATGCAGATCAATACACGAGTAAACCTGGCCAAATCGCAGATCTTGTCGGAAATGTAAAAATCATCAGAGGTGTTGAGCAACTCACTTGTGACAGAGCTACCATCAACTTGATTACCAACGATGTCATTGCTGTTGGAAACGTTATTTACATTTCACCTCGTGAATATATGAGAGCCGAAAAAATGAATTACAATTTCAACACTCAAAAAGGTGTTGTAACCAATGGCTTTATACAAATGGGTCAAGAAACTATTGAAGGTGAAGAAATTCATAAACTTGGCAATGATGAATATGAAGCAAGATATGCGAGCTACACATCTTGTATAAATTGCCCAGCGGCATGGAAATTATCAGGTACAAAAATTAATGCCACACCAGGGGCGTACGCATTTATTAAAAATCCCGTGGTTCGTATTTATGGCGCCCCTGTTTTATGGCTTCCCTACATGGTTATTCCCATTAAAACACAACGCCAATCAGGCTTGCTGCCACCCTCTTTTGCCTTTAGTGAAACTGATGGATTCACTCTACAAGAAAGTTTTTTTTGGGCAATTAGCCCCAGCAAAGATTTAACTCTTACAGAAACTAGTTACAAAAACCGTGGTTACAAAACAGGTGTGGAATATCGATTTTTAGCAGATGAAAATAGTGGGGGTAAATTTAATGGTAATTTTATTAATGACGGTGTTTATGCAAATGACATTCGTTATCTAGAACCCGACGAACGATACTCCCCCAATACAGCACGTGCACGAGAATATGCTATACCTCGATATTCATTACATTATGAGCATCATTTTGAGCTTCCCGATAACTATACAAACAACCTAAATATAAATCTGATTCGCGATTCACGCTATGTTTACGATTACCCACATGACATTAGTGGTAACGGCGAAACAGCACTAGAAAACCGTTTGAGTGTGACAAAAAATACAGAAAATGCACATTTATCAACTGACATTTCACTTTATCAAAGTCTTATCAAGTCTGACCCTATCGGTGAAAATGATACTGCCATTCACCGAATGCCAGAGCTTAAATACGGGTTTTTACCTAAAAATATTTTTAATTCAGGCTTACTCGTGGGTTTTAATGCAAATTATCTTAACTTGGCTCGAGCAAATACTACGTTTGATGCTACTCGTGATGAAAAAACATCGGGTCATTATCGTACCGGGCAAAGATTTATTGTGAGCCCACGAGTGATATACCCTTTGAGCGTTGGAAATTATTTAGATTTGCTCCCAGAAATTAATTATGAAGAACTTTACTATCAATTCGGATATTCAAAAAAACCAACAGCAGTGCGTCGTTATATTCGCACAAGCATTCAAGCAAAAACAAGATTGAGTGCAATTTTAGGAGAAGAAATTGACCCACGTGCAAATCGGTACAAACACAACTTTGAACCTGATCTGACACTTACTTATGTACCTTATATTGAACAAGACAACCATCCGTTCTTTGGTAAAAAGCAAAATGAAGAATTAAACTTCACCAGTTCACAACCCATTACTGAATATGATCAAATTCAATTTGATTACAAAGATCGTCTCGTAGATCGCCAAGTACTTACCTATGGTTTGACAAATAAACTCACTCGCAAAGCCTATAAAGACACAGGCACTGAATATCGAGAGATTATTCGTCACCGCTTGGCTCAAAGTTATGACGTTTTCATCTTAACTCAAGCTGACCCCCTCGATGACGAAGGTAAGGTTATACCCGTCATACGAGAACCCTGGAGTGAAATTCAATCTCTACTCTCAGTACGTCTCGATTATTTCACTGCAAATTCTGATGTGAGCTATTACGTTTATCAAAACGTTGCTTCAAGTTCATCAAGTATTGGTTTTCGCAATAAACACGGCGATGGAATTGCATTTGGTTATGCTCAACGGCTTTCAACATTTCGTGATCCACGCACACAACTTCCTACAAAACGAGTGGATACTTCCACTCGCTCTGAAGCTATGAATTTAACAGTTTATTTTATATCAAAATATTTAGATGTTTCAGCAACACAAAATTTCGACATTAACAGTCATAGCTTCACTACTCAGACAATTGGTGGATTACTAAAACCACCAGGAAAATGTTGGGGTATTCAATTTACGTACGAGAAAAATCTTGGCGGAGGTAATCCCCGTTATATGATCCAACTTCCTATATTTTTTGGAGAAGGTAAACAAACCACCTTAAGTAAACCTTCAGGTGTTTGA
- a CDS encoding 3',5'-cyclic-nucleotide phosphodiesterase, which yields MKIRILGCHGGVAPGYRTSCYMVNDRFLIDAGSAASALSPRRQTEIEDIFITHPHIDHIKDICFLVENSFYEHRAVLNIRSTAEILNSIHKHMLNDILWPDFSKIYVDKEHKKALIKFIPIEQGMVHEDLTIHYMRVNHPGEAIGYVLDDGKKQIVFSGDTGPTQELWDIANRCKNLQAVFTEISFPNEMEAMARVSGHFTIDQLLGDLEKLNNKDVPIYIAHFKPRFFEELMDEFHRLAPKRMHLLHQEDEFEF from the coding sequence ATGAAGATACGCATCTTAGGTTGTCATGGCGGAGTAGCACCAGGTTATCGAACATCTTGTTATATGGTGAACGATCGCTTTTTAATTGATGCAGGCTCTGCAGCCTCCGCCCTTTCCCCAAGAAGACAAACTGAAATCGAAGATATTTTCATTACACATCCCCATATCGATCACATCAAAGACATTTGTTTTCTAGTAGAAAATTCGTTTTATGAACATCGTGCAGTACTCAACATTCGTAGTACAGCTGAAATTCTAAACAGCATTCATAAACACATGCTCAACGATATTTTATGGCCAGATTTTTCTAAGATTTATGTCGATAAAGAACATAAAAAAGCACTGATCAAATTCATTCCCATTGAACAAGGTATGGTACATGAAGACCTCACCATACATTACATGCGCGTGAACCATCCAGGTGAAGCAATTGGATATGTGTTAGATGACGGAAAAAAACAAATTGTTTTTAGTGGTGACACTGGCCCTACACAAGAATTATGGGATATTGCCAATCGCTGCAAAAACCTACAAGCCGTATTCACAGAAATTAGTTTTCCAAATGAAATGGAAGCCATGGCAAGAGTGAGTGGGCATTTCACCATAGATCAATTGTTAGGTGATCTTGAAAAATTAAACAATAAAGATGTCCCCATTTATATCGCTCATTTCAAACCTCGTTTCTTTGAGGAGCTGATGGACGAGTTTCATCGTTTGGCACCCAAACGAATGCACTTACTCCATCAGGAAGATGAGTTTGAATTCTAG
- the rsmI gene encoding 16S rRNA (cytidine(1402)-2'-O)-methyltransferase — MKSTKPKEKKNNSKNLQGTLFVVATPIGNHLDWTDRAKQVLKAVDVIAAEDTRVLKKELAKVGIKPQKVFSYHDHNEDASTKGLLVLLSEGKDVALASDAGTPLINDPGYKIINAARSAGYTVIPVPGPSSLTAALSVAALGGNTFFFGGFLPSQRGARQQLLKHYKSFSENLVFFESPHRLREMLDDAEEIFGGKTQTVACRELTKAYEEVKVQTLSEIRNHFQVNEPRGEFVILFKGATPEQLGSTDTEKAVSKLLGEGFSASDILERLQTTTALSRKQLYDLITRLKKLIDPA, encoded by the coding sequence ATGAAGTCCACAAAGCCAAAAGAAAAGAAAAACAATTCCAAGAACTTACAGGGAACACTCTTTGTCGTAGCAACCCCCATTGGCAACCACCTAGACTGGACTGATCGCGCAAAACAAGTCTTAAAAGCAGTGGATGTTATTGCTGCAGAAGATACTCGAGTACTCAAAAAAGAATTAGCCAAGGTCGGAATCAAACCTCAAAAAGTGTTCTCGTATCATGATCATAATGAAGATGCCTCCACCAAAGGGCTACTAGTATTATTAAGTGAAGGTAAAGATGTTGCACTCGCCTCTGATGCCGGTACCCCACTGATAAATGACCCTGGTTATAAAATAATCAATGCTGCGAGAAGTGCCGGGTATACAGTCATTCCTGTTCCAGGCCCCAGTAGCCTGACAGCGGCCTTAAGTGTCGCGGCGTTAGGTGGGAATACTTTTTTCTTCGGCGGATTTTTACCCTCACAACGTGGAGCGCGCCAACAGCTTTTAAAACATTATAAAAGTTTTTCTGAAAACTTAGTTTTTTTTGAATCTCCTCATCGATTGAGAGAAATGCTGGATGATGCAGAAGAAATCTTTGGCGGAAAAACACAAACCGTTGCTTGCCGTGAGCTCACAAAAGCCTATGAAGAGGTAAAAGTTCAAACTCTATCAGAAATCAGAAATCATTTTCAGGTGAACGAACCTCGCGGAGAATTTGTCATCTTATTTAAAGGTGCAACGCCTGAACAATTAGGTTCCACTGATACAGAAAAAGCAGTCTCAAAATTACTCGGCGAAGGTTTTTCGGCATCAGATATCTTAGAACGGTTACAAACAACAACTGCTCTCTCACGCAAGCAACTTTATGATCTCATCACTCGTTTAAAAAAGTTGATTGATCCCGCATAA
- a CDS encoding ribonuclease HII, translating to MKKASSLKEDLKPIDWVTFGVELTAGVDEAGRGCLAGPVYAAAVIVRPDYSLKGLTDSKLMTPEKRFELAVRIKEEAVCWAIGIGTVEEIEEINILHASLLAMKRAVENLSLKPELLLIDGNQTIKGHWVQKTLIKGDLRCLPISAASVLAKTQRDIHMMELDEKFPGYKFATHKGYGTLQHRQAIEKLGPSIVHRRLFSGVREFLDFK from the coding sequence ATGAAAAAGGCATCTTCTTTGAAAGAAGATTTAAAACCTATTGACTGGGTAACTTTTGGCGTGGAATTAACAGCGGGTGTTGACGAAGCCGGACGCGGTTGTCTTGCTGGGCCTGTCTATGCGGCGGCCGTTATTGTGCGTCCGGATTACAGTCTCAAAGGTCTCACTGATTCTAAACTAATGACTCCTGAGAAAAGATTTGAACTTGCAGTACGTATCAAAGAAGAAGCGGTATGCTGGGCTATTGGTATTGGCACTGTTGAAGAAATTGAAGAAATCAATATTCTTCATGCAAGCTTGCTTGCGATGAAGCGAGCTGTAGAGAATCTTAGCTTAAAGCCTGAGCTGCTTTTGATTGATGGAAATCAAACAATCAAAGGTCATTGGGTTCAAAAAACTTTGATCAAAGGGGATCTTCGTTGTTTGCCCATAAGTGCTGCCAGTGTGCTTGCAAAAACTCAGCGCGATATACATATGATGGAGCTTGATGAAAAATTCCCGGGTTATAAATTTGCCACACATAAAGGGTACGGGACGCTCCAGCACCGTCAAGCCATCGAAAAGCTTGGACCAAGCATTGTCCACAGGCGCCTCTTTTCTGGAGTCAGAGAATTTCTGGATTTCAAATAA